From Streptomyces cyaneogriseus subsp. noncyanogenus, the proteins below share one genomic window:
- the fdxA gene encoding ferredoxin, which translates to MTYVIAQPCVDVKDKACIQECPVDCIYEGQRALYIHPEECVDCGACEPVCPVEAIFYEDDTPQEWAQYKAVNAEFFDELGSPGGASALGLIERDHPVVAGQPVRTG; encoded by the coding sequence ATGACCTACGTCATCGCCCAGCCCTGCGTCGACGTCAAGGACAAGGCGTGCATCCAGGAGTGCCCCGTCGACTGCATCTACGAAGGACAGCGGGCGCTGTACATCCACCCCGAGGAGTGCGTCGACTGCGGGGCCTGCGAGCCGGTCTGCCCGGTCGAGGCGATCTTCTACGAGGACGACACCCCGCAGGAGTGGGCGCAGTACAAGGCGGTGAACGCCGAGTTCTTCGACGAACTCGGTTCGCCCGGCGGCGCCTCCGCCCTCGGGCTGATCGAACGGGACCACCCGGTCGTCGCCGGGCAGCCGGTCCGTACGGGCTGA